In a genomic window of Candidatus Zixiibacteriota bacterium:
- a CDS encoding sigma-54 dependent transcriptional regulator codes for MPNVLVIDDEPKMTLLVSNALREAGFDATGVSDPTEALKLMESRSFDIIITDQSMPKISGIEILEKARQKGEAEVILMTAYGTVESAVEAMKKGAADYILKPFAMEELILLCRKLSDRQRLTDLTALYSDEIKNLNYDQFIGHSRAAMEMLGLISKVAATDTTVLLTGKSGTGKELAAHLIHQNSNRKNKPFIPVNCAALAETLLESELFGHEKGAFTGAVARKRGRFELADGGTIFLDEIGEMSPGLQAKLLRVLEERQFVRVGGVDNVATDVRVIAATNRNLKEEITRGKFREDLYYRLNVFPIHVPSLAERKEDIPSLAEYFLKKRQYRHPRLSTEVVALLTSYHWPGNIRELKNILERGMILAGGEPLEIEHIGIEDETETAPLLTENPAALPGGLEASEKEMILKALEKTGGNKTEAARLLKITRRRLYSRMKYHDIK; via the coding sequence ATGCCAAATGTGCTGGTTATTGATGATGAGCCAAAGATGACCTTACTGGTGAGCAACGCCCTCCGGGAGGCTGGTTTCGACGCCACCGGCGTTTCTGACCCCACCGAAGCCCTCAAATTGATGGAGAGCCGCTCTTTCGATATTATAATTACCGACCAATCAATGCCGAAAATCAGCGGTATCGAAATCCTGGAAAAAGCCCGGCAAAAGGGAGAAGCCGAGGTCATTCTGATGACCGCTTATGGCACCGTGGAGTCGGCGGTCGAAGCGATGAAAAAAGGGGCCGCCGATTATATCCTCAAACCGTTTGCCATGGAAGAATTAATCCTTCTCTGCCGCAAACTTTCCGACCGGCAGCGTCTCACCGACTTGACTGCTCTTTACTCCGATGAAATCAAAAATCTCAACTATGACCAGTTCATAGGACATTCCCGCGCCGCCATGGAAATGCTGGGACTGATTTCCAAAGTAGCCGCCACCGATACCACGGTGCTCCTGACCGGAAAATCAGGAACCGGCAAAGAGCTGGCGGCGCATCTGATACATCAGAATTCAAATCGGAAAAATAAGCCGTTCATCCCGGTTAATTGTGCCGCTCTGGCAGAGACTCTTCTTGAATCGGAGCTGTTCGGTCACGAGAAAGGAGCTTTTACCGGAGCCGTCGCCCGCAAGAGAGGGCGATTCGAGTTGGCTGATGGCGGCACCATCTTCCTGGATGAAATCGGCGAAATGTCCCCGGGCTTGCAGGCAAAACTGCTCCGGGTCCTCGAAGAACGGCAATTTGTCCGGGTCGGAGGCGTTGATAATGTTGCCACCGATGTGCGGGTAATCGCCGCGACCAACCGCAACCTCAAAGAAGAAATCACCCGCGGAAAATTCCGCGAAGACCTCTACTACCGGCTGAATGTTTTTCCTATCCATGTCCCGTCACTGGCGGAGAGAAAGGAAGATATCCCATCTCTGGCAGAATATTTCCTCAAAAAGCGGCAGTATCGTCATCCCCGGCTCTCTACCGAGGTGGTCGCCTTGCTGACCTCTTATCATTGGCCCGGAAATATCCGCGAACTGAAAAATATTCTTGAGAGGGGGATGATTCTGGCGGGAGGAGAGCCGCTCGAGATTGAGCATATCGGTATCGAAGATGAAACCGAAACCGCCCCTCTCTTGACCGAGAACCCGGCCGCCCTTCCCGGCGGTCTGGAAGCCTCCGAGAAAGAGATGATTTTGAAAGCGCTGGAGAAGACCGGTGGCAACAAAACCGAAGCGGCCCGGTTGCTGAAAATCACCCGACGACGCCTATATTCTCGAATGAAATACCATGATATT